From Deltaproteobacteria bacterium, the proteins below share one genomic window:
- the gspD gene encoding type II secretion system secretin GspD — MRPKSRSSFALGFLAALALFTGLAVDQGLAARVTGSSSSQSGEGVSAPPPSSIRQPAPAPVSQEPPSRRPPASLRRPSAPADPVPQADSPVSGYQATDSGQEPGSPVGTEVRDEPRPARKAKKSSGIRLDFKDAGLDVVAQLISELSGKNFILDPSLKGKTVTIISPKPVTAAEAYKVFESILEIHGLTTIAAGKVIKIVPAADARGRSVETRLEPKKGAMEDKVVTQVIPLRYASSAEVAKVFQQLVSKSAVILSYAPTNTVIVTDYLSNIQRLLRILKVIDVAGAGQEISIVPLKHASSADMVKILAAFFTQKRVPAGVASAEDIRIVPDERTNSLVIMASEVDTKTVKEVVSMLDKPVPKGKGKIHIYPLQNHSAEDVAKVLEKLVSASAKPADPAKKSGETPLLSQNVQISPDKATNSLVIMAQPEDYPVLEAVIRKLDITRPMVYIEALIMEVSTRKNFDLGVEWRIGDDFTIEGGKGVAFGGSGGAGTGGNYSIFPSPTVTTAGVATAFPSAFSFGVLGEAIKVGDVVFPTIGAVVRAYQNDSDVHILSAPQVLTTNNEEAKMTVGKNVPYVTRKETSTSSVDYSTYEYKDVGVTLKITPQISQARTVRLKVFQEVSRLIETGDVDRPTTFKRSTETTVVVKDGQTIVIGGLIDRSTEGTTYRVPCLADIPVIGKAFRSTSETKERTNLYVFLTPHIIEQPGEAKGITEEKKEEMDRIEEEAVKLFGRTGGDLTEALEGMTLDGPAEAASPTPTGVGPGARQSDESEADQRDERVSGTVHLKSRPSGDPSSMSGYQDSQSSGSSEPSGGSGASGYGGGSSGYGGSGSFPVQPPPGSSAAQGYQRGGQ, encoded by the coding sequence ATGCGGCCTAAATCAAGATCATCATTCGCCCTGGGTTTCCTGGCGGCTCTTGCCCTCTTCACAGGCCTTGCCGTTGACCAGGGCCTGGCCGCCCGCGTGACCGGCTCATCCTCATCACAGTCGGGCGAGGGCGTGTCGGCTCCTCCCCCCTCTTCGATCCGGCAGCCCGCCCCGGCCCCGGTGAGCCAGGAGCCCCCGTCCAGGCGTCCGCCCGCTTCTTTAAGGCGTCCATCGGCCCCTGCCGACCCGGTCCCCCAGGCCGACAGCCCGGTTTCCGGGTATCAGGCAACGGACTCCGGGCAGGAGCCGGGTTCGCCTGTCGGCACAGAGGTCCGGGATGAGCCGAGGCCCGCGAGAAAAGCCAAAAAGTCGAGCGGCATCCGCCTGGATTTCAAGGACGCGGGCCTGGACGTGGTGGCCCAGCTCATAAGCGAGCTTTCGGGCAAAAATTTCATTTTGGACCCCTCCTTGAAGGGAAAGACCGTCACCATCATCAGCCCCAAGCCCGTAACCGCAGCCGAGGCTTACAAGGTTTTCGAGTCCATACTGGAAATCCACGGACTGACCACCATAGCCGCCGGAAAGGTGATAAAGATAGTGCCTGCGGCGGACGCCAGGGGCAGGAGCGTTGAAACCCGGCTCGAACCCAAAAAGGGCGCAATGGAAGACAAGGTGGTGACCCAGGTCATACCACTCAGATACGCGTCTTCCGCAGAGGTGGCCAAGGTCTTTCAGCAGCTCGTTTCCAAAAGCGCGGTGATCCTCTCATACGCCCCCACCAACACAGTCATAGTCACCGATTACCTTTCCAACATCCAGCGGCTCTTGCGTATACTCAAGGTCATTGACGTGGCCGGGGCCGGCCAGGAGATTTCCATTGTTCCCTTAAAGCACGCGTCATCTGCGGACATGGTCAAGATTCTCGCCGCCTTTTTCACCCAAAAAAGGGTGCCCGCCGGGGTGGCCTCAGCCGAGGACATCCGTATAGTTCCTGACGAACGCACCAATAGCCTTGTGATAATGGCTTCCGAGGTGGACACCAAAACCGTCAAGGAAGTGGTGTCCATGCTGGATAAGCCCGTGCCCAAGGGCAAGGGGAAGATTCACATCTACCCGCTTCAGAACCATTCCGCCGAAGACGTGGCCAAGGTCCTGGAAAAGCTCGTAAGCGCCTCGGCCAAGCCCGCCGACCCGGCCAAGAAATCGGGCGAGACACCCCTTTTGAGCCAGAACGTGCAGATTTCCCCGGACAAGGCCACCAACTCCCTGGTCATTATGGCCCAGCCGGAGGATTACCCGGTGCTGGAAGCCGTCATAAGGAAGCTCGACATAACAAGGCCCATGGTCTACATCGAGGCCCTCATCATGGAGGTGTCCACCAGGAAGAACTTCGATCTGGGCGTCGAGTGGCGGATCGGCGACGACTTCACCATCGAGGGCGGCAAGGGCGTGGCTTTCGGCGGTTCGGGCGGAGCTGGCACGGGCGGCAACTATTCCATCTTCCCGTCCCCCACGGTCACCACCGCCGGAGTGGCCACGGCCTTTCCCTCGGCCTTTTCCTTCGGCGTGCTGGGCGAGGCCATCAAGGTGGGCGACGTGGTGTTCCCCACCATCGGCGCGGTGGTCCGGGCCTACCAGAACGATTCCGACGTCCACATACTCTCGGCCCCCCAGGTGCTCACCACCAACAACGAGGAAGCCAAGATGACCGTGGGCAAGAACGTGCCCTACGTCACCCGCAAGGAAACCTCCACGAGTTCGGTGGATTACTCCACCTACGAGTACAAGGACGTGGGCGTGACTTTAAAGATCACCCCCCAGATCAGCCAGGCCCGCACGGTGAGATTGAAGGTCTTCCAGGAGGTTTCCAGGCTCATTGAAACCGGCGACGTGGACCGCCCCACCACCTTCAAGCGCTCCACCGAAACCACTGTGGTGGTGAAGGACGGCCAGACCATAGTGATCGGCGGCTTGATCGACCGCTCCACCGAGGGCACCACCTACAGGGTTCCCTGCCTGGCCGACATCCCGGTCATAGGCAAGGCCTTCCGCTCGACCTCCGAAACAAAGGAGCGCACCAACCTCTACGTTTTCCTCACTCCCCACATCATCGAGCAGCCGGGCGAGGCCAAGGGCATCACCGAGGAGAAAAAGGAGGAGATGGACAGGATAGAGGAGGAGGCGGTGAAACTTTTCGGGCGCACCGGCGGAGACCTCACCGAGGCTCTCGAAGGAATGACCCTGGACGGCCCCGCCGAGGCGGCCTCCCCCACCCCGACGGGCGTCGGACCCGGAGCCCGCCAATCGGACGAATCCGAAGCCGACCAGCGTGACGAGCGGGTGTCCGGCACCGTGCATCTGAAGTCCAGGCCAAGCGGAGACCCATCCTCCATGTCGGGATACCAGGATTCCCAGTCATCCGGCTCATCGGAGCCATCGGGCGGCTCCGGAGCGTCCGGCTATGGCGGAGGCTCATCGGGCTACGGGGGGAGCGGCTCGTTCCCGGTCCAGCCGCC
- a CDS encoding type II toxin-antitoxin system VapC family toxin has product MMVILDTCAIIFMALAPERLGKNAEKIIHESILANGINCSDISLWEIAMLIEKKRLDPGSDYMSFINNFILATDMTIMPITPEIASFAASAAVFEHGDPADRIIASTAICHNMPLITCDEKLMRTEMLHTIW; this is encoded by the coding sequence ATGATGGTCATTCTTGATACCTGTGCAATTATTTTCATGGCTCTAGCGCCGGAACGCCTTGGCAAGAACGCTGAAAAAATAATCCATGAAAGTATCTTAGCGAATGGTATCAACTGCAGCGATATTTCGTTGTGGGAAATCGCAATGCTGATTGAAAAAAAGCGCCTTGATCCCGGATCGGACTACATGAGCTTCATCAACAATTTCATACTTGCAACCGACATGACAATAATGCCGATAACGCCGGAAATCGCCTCTTTTGCGGCTTCAGCCGCCGTTTTTGAGCATGGAGACCCAGCTGACAGGATAATTGCATCAACGGCCATCTGTCATAACATGCCACTCATTACATGTGATGAAAAGTTGATGAGAACCGAGATGCTTCATACCATATGGTAG